A genome region from Armatimonadota bacterium includes the following:
- the rny gene encoding ribonuclease Y, with product MLYIALAGFVGFLLGYLLRRYVAEARIRSAEEAARRIIEQASKEAEAKKREVIVEAKDEAFRIKREAEREIREQRAELQRLERRLEQREESLERKSEALEQQQKALAAREQEIARAREEAAALLARHQQELERLSGLTADQAREQLLRQVEEQARSDALKIIKKIETEAREEADRRAREIIALAIQRCAADHTAEVTVSVVPLPNDDLKGRIIGREGRNIRTLEGLTGVDFIIDDTPEAVTLSSFDPIRREIAKIALEKLIADGRIHPARIEEVVEKSQRELDQRIREEGERAAFEAGVHGLHPEEIKLLGRLRFRYSYGQNLLQHSVEVALLAGLMADLLGANAQLARRAGLLHDIGKALTHEVEGTHSAIGVDICRRYHEPPEVLNAISYHHGDEEARCLEAILVAAADAISASRPGARKETAEMYVKRLESLERIAASFPGVDKAYAIQAGREVRVIVRPNEVDDLGAQALARDVARKIEEEMEYPGQIKVTVLRETRVVEYAR from the coding sequence GTGCTGTACATCGCTCTGGCGGGGTTCGTGGGGTTCCTCCTGGGATATCTGCTGCGCAGGTACGTCGCCGAGGCGCGGATTCGATCGGCCGAAGAGGCCGCCCGTCGGATCATCGAGCAGGCCAGCAAAGAGGCCGAGGCGAAGAAGCGGGAGGTTATCGTTGAGGCCAAGGACGAGGCGTTCCGCATCAAGCGCGAGGCGGAGCGCGAGATCCGCGAGCAGCGGGCCGAGCTTCAGCGTCTTGAGCGACGGCTGGAACAGCGCGAAGAATCCCTGGAGCGGAAGTCGGAGGCCCTCGAACAGCAGCAGAAGGCACTTGCCGCCCGAGAGCAGGAGATCGCCCGGGCCCGCGAGGAAGCGGCGGCGCTGCTGGCCCGCCACCAGCAGGAGCTGGAGCGCCTGTCGGGCCTGACGGCCGACCAGGCGCGGGAGCAGTTGCTGCGCCAGGTGGAGGAGCAGGCGCGCTCCGACGCCCTCAAGATCATCAAGAAGATCGAGACCGAAGCCCGGGAGGAGGCGGACCGGCGCGCCCGGGAGATCATCGCCCTGGCCATCCAGCGGTGCGCCGCCGACCACACGGCAGAGGTGACCGTGTCGGTGGTGCCGCTGCCCAACGATGACCTCAAGGGGCGCATCATCGGCCGGGAGGGGCGGAACATCCGCACCCTGGAAGGGCTGACGGGCGTCGACTTCATCATCGACGACACCCCCGAGGCGGTGACCCTCTCGTCCTTCGACCCGATCCGCCGCGAGATCGCCAAGATCGCCCTGGAGAAGCTCATCGCCGACGGCCGGATCCACCCCGCCCGTATCGAGGAGGTGGTGGAGAAGTCCCAGCGGGAGCTGGACCAGCGGATCCGGGAGGAGGGGGAGCGGGCCGCCTTTGAGGCGGGAGTGCACGGCCTGCACCCGGAGGAGATCAAACTGCTGGGCCGCCTGCGGTTCCGATACTCCTACGGCCAGAACCTGCTCCAGCACTCCGTGGAGGTGGCGCTGCTGGCCGGGCTGATGGCCGACCTGCTGGGCGCCAACGCCCAGCTGGCCCGACGCGCCGGGCTGCTGCACGACATCGGCAAGGCCCTCACCCACGAGGTGGAGGGGACCCACAGCGCCATCGGCGTGGACATCTGCCGGCGCTACCACGAGCCCCCGGAGGTCCTCAACGCCATCAGCTACCACCACGGCGACGAGGAAGCCCGCTGCCTGGAGGCCATCCTGGTGGCCGCCGCCGACGCCATCTCGGCCAGCCGGCCCGGGGCCCGCAAGGAAACCGCCGAGATGTACGTCAAGCGTCTGGAGAGCCTGGAGCGCATCGCTGCCTCCTTCCCGGGGGTGGACAAGGCCTATGCCATCCAGGCCGGCCGCGAGGTGCGGGTGATCGTGCGCCCCAACGAGGTGGACGACCTGGGCGCCCAGGCGCTGGCGCGGGACGTGGCCCGGAAAATCGAGGAGGAGATGGAGTATCCGGGCCAGATCAAGGTGACCGTGCTGCGGGAAACGCGCGTGGTGGAGTACGCGCGCTGA
- a CDS encoding TIGR00282 family metallophosphoesterase — MRILFVGDVHGRPGRRILAARLPALRRQHGADLVIANGENAAGGSGINAAVADELFAAGVDVITGGNHTWQIREAYELLDSDPRILRPANYPPGVPGRGSALVGTRAGRAVGVVNLMGRVFMGELDDPFRVARAEVDRLRERTPVIVVDFHAEATSEKQALAWYLDGQVSAVLGTHTHVQTADERILPGGTAYITDVGMTGPRDGIIGMDRSRILERFLTQLPVRFEVAGGPAQLNAVAVEVDEATGRARQILRVAEVESGDAD, encoded by the coding sequence ATGCGCATCCTCTTCGTGGGAGACGTCCACGGCCGCCCGGGGCGGCGGATTCTGGCGGCCCGGCTGCCCGCGCTGCGCCGCCAGCACGGCGCGGACCTGGTCATCGCCAACGGCGAGAATGCCGCGGGCGGCAGCGGGATCAACGCCGCGGTGGCCGACGAGCTGTTCGCCGCCGGCGTGGACGTCATCACCGGCGGCAATCACACCTGGCAGATCCGGGAGGCCTACGAGCTGCTGGACAGCGACCCCCGCATCCTGCGCCCCGCCAACTACCCTCCGGGAGTGCCCGGGCGGGGAAGCGCGCTGGTCGGGACGCGCGCGGGGCGGGCGGTGGGGGTGGTCAACCTGATGGGCCGGGTGTTCATGGGCGAGCTGGACGACCCCTTCCGCGTCGCCCGGGCCGAGGTGGACCGCCTGCGGGAGCGCACCCCCGTCATCGTGGTGGACTTCCACGCCGAGGCCACCAGCGAAAAACAGGCCCTGGCCTGGTACCTGGACGGGCAGGTCAGCGCCGTCCTGGGGACCCACACCCACGTCCAGACCGCCGACGAGAGGATCCTGCCGGGAGGCACGGCCTACATCACCGACGTGGGCATGACCGGACCTCGGGATGGCATCATCGGCATGGACCGGTCGCGGATCCTGGAACGATTCCTCACCCAGCTGCCGGTGCGCTTCGAGGTGGCCGGAGGCCCCGCCCAGCTCAACGCGGTGGCGGTGGAGGTGGACGAGGCCACGGGGCGGGCGCGGCAGATCCTCCGGGTGGCCGAGGTGGAGTCCGGCGATGCGGATTGA
- a CDS encoding PHP domain-containing protein: MRIDLHTHTTASDGLLPPADLVALARQHGVEVLAVADHDTTDGVDPARAAGARLGVEVIPAVEINTDTDAGDVHVLGYFVHHHEAWFQEFLRRLRDGRERRAERMVEKLHALGIPLDFARVRALAGGAVGRPHVARALVEAGVVATTEEAFQKYIGRSGPAYVERVSVSPQEAVRVVRRAGGIPVLAHPGWGVGDDLIRTLAREGLEGLEVYYPDHTPAMVEHYLALAAELGLLVTGGTDFHGGDLATRTPPGSQYVPREAVERLRERARGRLPAGPPPAEAEEAGP, from the coding sequence ATGCGGATTGACCTGCACACCCACACCACCGCCTCCGACGGACTGCTCCCTCCCGCCGACCTGGTGGCCCTGGCCCGGCAGCACGGGGTCGAGGTGCTGGCGGTGGCCGACCACGACACCACCGATGGCGTGGATCCCGCCCGCGCGGCCGGTGCCCGTCTGGGGGTGGAGGTCATTCCGGCGGTGGAGATCAACACCGACACCGACGCCGGCGACGTCCACGTCCTGGGGTACTTTGTGCACCACCACGAGGCGTGGTTCCAGGAGTTCCTCCGCCGCCTCCGCGACGGCCGGGAGCGGCGGGCGGAGCGCATGGTGGAGAAGCTCCACGCCCTGGGCATCCCGCTGGACTTCGCCCGGGTGCGGGCGCTCGCCGGCGGGGCCGTCGGCCGCCCCCATGTGGCGCGGGCGCTGGTGGAAGCCGGCGTGGTGGCCACCACCGAGGAGGCGTTCCAGAAGTACATCGGCCGGTCCGGTCCGGCCTACGTGGAGCGGGTGTCGGTCAGCCCCCAGGAGGCGGTCCGGGTCGTCCGCCGGGCCGGCGGCATCCCCGTCCTCGCCCACCCGGGCTGGGGCGTGGGCGACGACCTCATCCGGACCCTGGCGCGGGAGGGGCTGGAAGGGCTGGAGGTGTACTACCCCGACCACACACCCGCGATGGTGGAGCACTACCTCGCCCTGGCGGCGGAGCTGGGGCTGCTGGTCACCGGAGGGACGGACTTTCACGGAGGGGATCTGGCCACCCGCACCCCGCCCGGCAGCCAGTACGTGCCCCGGGAGGCGGTGGAGAGGCTGCGGGAGCGCGCCCGGGGTCGGCTGCCGGCTGGCCCGCCGCCGGCGGAAGCGGAGGAAGCCGGCCCCTGA